One Vicia villosa cultivar HV-30 ecotype Madison, WI unplaced genomic scaffold, Vvil1.0 ctg.002804F_1_1, whole genome shotgun sequence DNA window includes the following coding sequences:
- the LOC131639837 gene encoding hydroxyisourate hydrolase-like isoform X2, whose protein sequence is MQYMVEALTKFKTQIMKPEACFVSCLLLFILSLGEGVLVSCVDDYSRSDFPVDFVFGSGTSAYQVEGAANEDGRTPSIWDTLAHARSAHGDGGNGDVACDTYHKYKEDVQLMVETGLDAYRFSISWSRLIPNGRGPVNPKGLQYYNNLINELISNGIQPHVTLHNYDLPQALEDDYEGWLSRDVIKDFANYADVCFREFGDRVKYWTTVNEPNIFAVGSYDQGLAPPQRCSPPFCIIPSSKGNSTFEPYLAAHHILLAHSSAVRLYRRKYREQQHGFVGISFYTFGIVPQTNTEKDKAACERIRTFYFGWFMEPLLHGDYPNLMKENAGARIPAFTTRESEQVKGSYDFIGIIHYSEFNVSDNSSALKTALRDFIADTGANLLGMCWILMIKNYPMAPWALQEVLETFKTLYGNPPMFIHENGQRTASNASLHDVSRVEYLRAYIGSTLDSLRNGSNVKGYFVWSFMDAFELLDGYKSGFGLYSVDRNDPELRRYPKLSAKWYKQFLNGSSSSLVGAIELKDNSSLASLGHTFQ, encoded by the exons ATGCAATATATGGTTGAGgctcttacaaaatttaaaacGCAAATAATGAAACCAGAAGCATGTTTTGTATCGTGTTTGTTACTTTTTATCCTCAGTTTGGGCGAGGGAGTTCTCGTGAGTTGTGTTGATGATTATAGCAGAAGTGATTTTCCAGTTGATTTTGTTTTTGGTTCAGGCACATCTGCTTATCAAGTGGAAGGAGCTGCTAATGAAGATGGAAGAACTCCTAGCATttgggataccttagcacatgcta GGTCTGCACATGGTGATGGTGGAAATGGAGATGTAGCCTGCGACACATACCACAAATACAAG GAAGACGTGCAGCTCATGGTTGAAACAGGCCTTGATGCTTATAGATTTTCCATTTCTTGGTCCAGATTAATACCAA ATGGTAGAGGACCCGTCAATCCCAAGGGACTACAATACTACAACAATCTCATCAATGAACTCATTAGCAATG GTATCCAACCACATGTGACACTACACAACTATGATCTTCCACAAGCACTCGAAGATGACTATGAAGGATGGCTTAGTCGTGATGTCAT AAAAGACTTCGCAAATTATGCAGACGTGTGTTTTAGAGAGTTCGGAGATAGAGTCAAATATTGGACAACTGTGAACGAGCCAAATATTTTTGCCGTAGGTAGTTATGATCAGGGACTAGCCCCACCTCAACGATGCTCTCCTCCATTTTGTATTATACCGAGCTCTAAGGGAAACTCGACATTTGAACCGTACCTGGCTGCACATCATATTTTGTTAGCTCATTCTTCAGCGGTGAGATTGTATAGAAGAAAGTACAGG GAGCAACAACATGGATTTGTTGGTATCTCTTTCTATACATTTGGGATAGTTCCTCAGACAAATACAGAGAAAGACAAAGCAGCATGTGAACGAATCCGTACTTTTTATTTTGGTTG GTTTATGGAACCCTTGTTGCACGGGGACTATCCCAATTTGATGAAGGAAAATGCAGGCGCAAGAATACCGGCATTCACAACTCGGGAATCTGAACAAGTTAAGGGTTCCTATGACTTTATTGGCATAATTCACTACAGCGAATTTAATGTATCAGACAATTCTAGTGCCCTGAAGACAGCACTAAGAGATTTCATTGCGGACACGGGTGCAAATCTACTCGGTATGTGTTGgattttaatgattaaaaat TACCCTATGGCACCATGGGCTTTACAAGAAGTGCTGGAAACATTCAAGACCCTTTATGGCAATCCACCTATGTTCATTCATGAAAATG GCCAACGGACAGCAAGCAATGCATCACTCCACGATGTATCAAGGGTGGAATACTTGCGAGCATACATTGGTAGCACGCTCGATTCCTTGAG AAATGGATCAAATGTAAAGGGGTATTTTGTGTGGTCTTTCATGGATGCATTTGAGTTATTGGATGGATATAAATCAGGCTTTGGACTATACTCTGTGGATAGGAATGATCCAGAGTTGAGAAGATACCCAAAGCTCTCCGCAAAATGGTATAAGCAATTTTTGAATGGCTCAAGTTCCTCTCTAGTTGGTGCTATCGAACTCAAGGACAATTCATCACTTGCTTCTCTTGGACATACATTTCAGTAG
- the LOC131639847 gene encoding uncharacterized protein LOC131639847 has product MVRWEIEKFFGNNDFELWKIKMQEILNSEALMPVGLTHVHKNEMLDKARSVIILLYLKQQLYSFRMVENKFMVEQLTEFQKIIDDLGNIEVKINDEDKVLLLLSSLSRSFKHFKDVLLYSKEGTVTFNEVQTMVKSK; this is encoded by the exons ATGGTTAGATGGGAGATCGAGAAATTTTTCGGAAACAACGACTTTGAGTTGTGGAAAATTAAGATGCAAGAAATTTTAAATAGTGAAGCGTTGATGCCTGTAGGGCTTACACATGTACATAAGAATGAGATGTTGGATAAGGCCAGAAGTGTCATTATCTT GTTGTATCTGAAACAACAACTATATTCATTCCGAATGGTGGAGAACAAATTCATGGTTGAGCAGCTTACAGAATTTCAAAAGATTATTGATGATCTTGGGAATATTGAAGTGAAGATTAATGATGAGGACAAGGTTTTGCTCCTGTTGAGTTCATTATCCAGATCCTTTAAGCACTTTAAGGATGTCCTTCTTTATAGTAAGGAAGGTACTGTTACTTTTAATGAAGTCCAGACAATGGTGAAATCCAAATAA
- the LOC131639837 gene encoding hydroxyisourate hydrolase-like isoform X1 codes for MQYMVEALTKFKTQIMKPEACFVSCLLLFILSLGEGVLVSCVDDYSRSDFPVDFVFGSGTSAYQVEGAANEDGRTPSIWDTLAHARSAHGDGGNGDVACDTYHKYKEDVQLMVETGLDAYRFSISWSRLIPNGRGPVNPKGLQYYNNLINELISNGIQPHVTLHNYDLPQALEDDYEGWLSRDVIKDFANYADVCFREFGDRVKYWTTVNEPNIFAVGSYDQGLAPPQRCSPPFCIIPSSKGNSTFEPYLAAHHILLAHSSAVRLYRRKYREQQHGFVGISFYTFGIVPQTNTEKDKAACERIRTFYFGWFMEPLLHGDYPNLMKENAGARIPAFTTRESEQVKGSYDFIGIIHYSEFNVSDNSSALKTALRDFIADTGANLLAVQDILADKEYPMAPWALQEVLETFKTLYGNPPMFIHENGQRTASNASLHDVSRVEYLRAYIGSTLDSLRNGSNVKGYFVWSFMDAFELLDGYKSGFGLYSVDRNDPELRRYPKLSAKWYKQFLNGSSSSLVGAIELKDNSSLASLGHTFQ; via the exons ATGCAATATATGGTTGAGgctcttacaaaatttaaaacGCAAATAATGAAACCAGAAGCATGTTTTGTATCGTGTTTGTTACTTTTTATCCTCAGTTTGGGCGAGGGAGTTCTCGTGAGTTGTGTTGATGATTATAGCAGAAGTGATTTTCCAGTTGATTTTGTTTTTGGTTCAGGCACATCTGCTTATCAAGTGGAAGGAGCTGCTAATGAAGATGGAAGAACTCCTAGCATttgggataccttagcacatgcta GGTCTGCACATGGTGATGGTGGAAATGGAGATGTAGCCTGCGACACATACCACAAATACAAG GAAGACGTGCAGCTCATGGTTGAAACAGGCCTTGATGCTTATAGATTTTCCATTTCTTGGTCCAGATTAATACCAA ATGGTAGAGGACCCGTCAATCCCAAGGGACTACAATACTACAACAATCTCATCAATGAACTCATTAGCAATG GTATCCAACCACATGTGACACTACACAACTATGATCTTCCACAAGCACTCGAAGATGACTATGAAGGATGGCTTAGTCGTGATGTCAT AAAAGACTTCGCAAATTATGCAGACGTGTGTTTTAGAGAGTTCGGAGATAGAGTCAAATATTGGACAACTGTGAACGAGCCAAATATTTTTGCCGTAGGTAGTTATGATCAGGGACTAGCCCCACCTCAACGATGCTCTCCTCCATTTTGTATTATACCGAGCTCTAAGGGAAACTCGACATTTGAACCGTACCTGGCTGCACATCATATTTTGTTAGCTCATTCTTCAGCGGTGAGATTGTATAGAAGAAAGTACAGG GAGCAACAACATGGATTTGTTGGTATCTCTTTCTATACATTTGGGATAGTTCCTCAGACAAATACAGAGAAAGACAAAGCAGCATGTGAACGAATCCGTACTTTTTATTTTGGTTG GTTTATGGAACCCTTGTTGCACGGGGACTATCCCAATTTGATGAAGGAAAATGCAGGCGCAAGAATACCGGCATTCACAACTCGGGAATCTGAACAAGTTAAGGGTTCCTATGACTTTATTGGCATAATTCACTACAGCGAATTTAATGTATCAGACAATTCTAGTGCCCTGAAGACAGCACTAAGAGATTTCATTGCGGACACGGGTGCAAATCTACTCG CTGTACAGGATATACTTGCAGATAAAGAG TACCCTATGGCACCATGGGCTTTACAAGAAGTGCTGGAAACATTCAAGACCCTTTATGGCAATCCACCTATGTTCATTCATGAAAATG GCCAACGGACAGCAAGCAATGCATCACTCCACGATGTATCAAGGGTGGAATACTTGCGAGCATACATTGGTAGCACGCTCGATTCCTTGAG AAATGGATCAAATGTAAAGGGGTATTTTGTGTGGTCTTTCATGGATGCATTTGAGTTATTGGATGGATATAAATCAGGCTTTGGACTATACTCTGTGGATAGGAATGATCCAGAGTTGAGAAGATACCCAAAGCTCTCCGCAAAATGGTATAAGCAATTTTTGAATGGCTCAAGTTCCTCTCTAGTTGGTGCTATCGAACTCAAGGACAATTCATCACTTGCTTCTCTTGGACATACATTTCAGTAG